Proteins from a genomic interval of Shewanella seohaensis:
- the trhP gene encoding prephenate-dependent tRNA uridine(34) hydroxylase TrhP, translating to MFKPELLSPAGTLKNMRYAFAYGADAVYAGQPRYSLRVRNNDFKMENLATGIEEAHALGKKLYVVSNIAPHNAKLKTYIKDMEPVVAMKPDALIMSDPGLIMMVREAFPEQVVHLSVQANAINWASVKFWQTQGIKRVILSRELSLDEIEEIRQRCPDIELEVFVHGALCMAYSGRCLLSGYINKRDPNQGTCTNACRWKYDVHEAQQTDSGDIIATPNAVQIETPTLGAGPATDQIFLLQEANRPGEYMPAFEDEHGTYIMNSKDLRAIQHVERLAKMGIDSLKIEGRTKSFYYVARTAQLYRQAIDDAASGKSFDRSLMNQLEGLAHRGYTEGFLRRHVHDEYQNYDYGYSVSDTQQFVGELTGKRNLAGLAEIEVKNKFSVGDSVELMTPQGNISLTIEQLENRKAESVEAGLGSGHTVYLPVPKEVDLNHGILLRNLPQGQDTRNPHEAG from the coding sequence ATGTTTAAACCTGAGTTGTTATCTCCCGCTGGGACGCTGAAAAACATGCGTTACGCTTTTGCCTATGGTGCAGATGCCGTGTATGCCGGTCAGCCGAGATACAGCCTGAGGGTTCGTAATAACGACTTTAAAATGGAAAACCTCGCAACGGGTATCGAAGAAGCCCATGCGCTGGGTAAAAAGCTTTATGTGGTGAGTAACATTGCTCCCCACAACGCCAAGCTCAAAACCTATATCAAAGATATGGAACCGGTAGTGGCGATGAAGCCCGATGCGCTGATCATGTCAGATCCTGGCCTTATCATGATGGTGCGTGAGGCTTTCCCTGAGCAGGTGGTGCATTTATCGGTGCAAGCCAACGCCATTAACTGGGCGTCGGTCAAGTTCTGGCAGACCCAAGGCATTAAACGGGTGATTTTATCCCGTGAATTGTCCTTAGATGAAATTGAAGAAATCCGTCAACGCTGCCCCGATATCGAGCTAGAAGTGTTTGTCCACGGCGCCCTGTGTATGGCTTACTCGGGCCGTTGTTTGCTGTCGGGTTATATCAATAAGCGCGATCCAAACCAAGGCACTTGCACAAACGCCTGCCGCTGGAAATACGACGTGCACGAAGCGCAGCAAACTGACTCTGGCGATATCATTGCCACCCCCAATGCGGTGCAAATCGAGACGCCAACCTTAGGCGCGGGTCCTGCGACCGACCAAATCTTCCTGCTGCAAGAAGCCAATCGCCCCGGCGAATACATGCCAGCGTTTGAAGATGAGCATGGCACTTATATCATGAACTCTAAAGACTTGCGCGCAATCCAACACGTTGAGCGTTTGGCGAAAATGGGCATCGACTCGCTGAAGATCGAAGGCCGTACTAAGTCGTTCTACTATGTGGCCCGTACCGCCCAGCTATACCGTCAGGCCATCGACGATGCCGCCTCAGGCAAGAGCTTCGATCGCAGCTTGATGAACCAACTCGAAGGCTTAGCACACCGCGGCTATACCGAAGGTTTCTTACGTCGCCACGTACATGATGAATATCAAAACTACGACTATGGTTACTCGGTCAGCGATACCCAACAATTTGTGGGTGAATTAACCGGTAAACGCAATCTGGCTGGCCTTGCCGAAATCGAAGTGAAGAACAAATTCTCTGTCGGTGATAGTGTTGAACTAATGACGCCACAGGGCAATATCAGCCTCACCATCGAGCAACTCGAAAACCGCAAAGCCGAATCGGTTGAAGCGGGATTAGGTTCGGGCCATACCGTTTACTTGCCCGTGCCGAAAGAGGTTGATCTGAACCACGGCATTTTACTGCGTAACCTGCCCCAAGGTCAGGATACCCGCAACCCACACGAAGCAGGCTAA
- a CDS encoding HDOD domain-containing protein, translated as MSTEHLLLVGLLKKLKDDALVLPTLPEVAMRVQEVVSRSDASLKQVGEVIGQDAAISARIIKVANSALYSRGIPAESISSAVSRIGLIQIKSIATSVAMEQLFISTNEMVWEVMDEVWRTSIEVTAAACAMLQMYNRRHPGQLNLDTLTLAGLVHNIGALPVLTEAEAHPELFTSIDQLRSLVRKMQGPLGRAVLKSWDFAPEVMEVVERWADLPYLPDHVTYLDFIRAAAFYTGELRAGADFEQRMEVFVSRGLPVSANDLASDEFMDKFHSIRESYQ; from the coding sequence ATGTCTACTGAACATCTACTGTTAGTCGGATTACTCAAAAAATTAAAAGATGATGCTTTAGTGTTGCCAACCCTGCCCGAAGTGGCCATGCGGGTACAAGAAGTGGTGAGTCGCTCCGATGCGAGCCTAAAGCAAGTGGGTGAGGTGATAGGTCAAGACGCGGCGATTTCGGCGCGTATCATTAAAGTGGCCAACAGTGCCTTATATAGCCGCGGCATTCCCGCCGAGAGCATTAGTAGCGCAGTGTCTCGAATTGGCCTCATTCAAATCAAGAGTATTGCGACCTCAGTGGCGATGGAGCAGCTATTTATTTCCACCAATGAAATGGTTTGGGAAGTGATGGATGAAGTGTGGCGCACCTCGATTGAAGTAACAGCGGCCGCCTGCGCCATGTTGCAAATGTATAATAGACGTCACCCTGGTCAGCTCAATTTAGATACCTTAACACTGGCGGGTTTAGTCCATAATATCGGTGCATTACCGGTTTTGACCGAAGCCGAAGCCCATCCAGAGTTATTCACCAGTATTGATCAATTGCGCTCTTTAGTACGTAAAATGCAAGGCCCATTAGGACGCGCAGTATTAAAGAGTTGGGATTTTGCGCCAGAGGTGATGGAAGTGGTTGAGCGCTGGGCGGATTTACCTTATCTGCCTGACCATGTGACCTACTTAGATTTTATCCGTGCCGCAGCATTTTACACCGGTGAGTTACGTGCCGGAGCCGATTTCGAGCAACGGATGGAAGTCTTTGTTAGTCGTGGTTTACCCGTCTCGGCGAATGATTTAGCTAGTGACGAATTTATGGATAAATTCCATTCAATCAGAGAGAGTTACCAGTAG